Proteins from one Nakamurella multipartita DSM 44233 genomic window:
- a CDS encoding fibronectin type III domain-containing protein, with the protein MGNGPRPRRRTTPIRRSPLGIAWAAVCCVALVAGVIVAWQRPGFAQVPPEPVDSTVWVLKNQGQAYVGRINTGIGELDSAAALRGESQVLQDSTGRPADEVVVVDPDKHELQVLDTATVTFGARAAIPNDAQVALRGGTIAVTDRVDGRLWVGFAQDLGTVDAETVDPAATVGPQTVLAVSPGGTAFATRPGADGIVAVTPGADPTTLDLGEGPLSLGRPGDAPVAAAGDIQLTTVGETPVVLDLADSALRVPGRRIALPEIPGAVLQEAGPASGEVLIASGAGLLAVDLTSGAVRTLAAADGVPVAPVTVSGCRYAAWVGRGALAPITALAACGDQANPVTVAGPVTAGALTLRARGAAVVLTDAASGRSWIASDGFRPVDNWSDVTPDGPVDTTVTVEEPTSSDELPRLPPDCTAVPVGAPRVADDRFGVRAGRSTVLRVLDNDPSVDCTTVVIDAVTPLPAELGSVAVVGNGTALQVTVAGPATALPPIQYEVSNGVGDRASASVSIAVVPAGETAPAERVRRSAVPAEVDGTVSYNVLDDMVSPTGDDLFLVSAATGGADVVSFRPDGTITYRNTGSGVGTDVPVEFVVSDGVEQATGTLTVSVGPGGSSMPVVYPAFGRTVVGRPAVVDLRRSVVSGSTEPLVISAVQPEGAAAAATARLDPRTGTVSVTAAEPGSYYFTFEAAAGGRGTTGVLRVDVAAADGAQAAVVPMLDVAYLPADGETVIDPTANDTDPQGRGLAVQQVVEADPTGSTPVTAAVVDLHLVRIGGSRPLRAPVELAYTVFDGTDSPTGLIRVVPVPTPRIVPPPLTAPVQATVRAGDAVTIPVTRFTTSQDGTPVTVTVDQAQVDALPGRVLVTPDAIRYLAPADAPAGQISFGYLASSGSAQAGQPAQSAGTVTITVTAGEQENRPPDAPPPVTARVFAGGAITVTIPVAGVDPDGDWVTLQSIEQPEAPLGDLRVAGPDTLSYTAFGTPGVDRLTYVAADPSGATVTGEVTVLVVTPSVAARPPVAPDLAASLRPGTSIRIDPLASVVDPGGQPVALADPAFTATAGLDVQVDEGGLILTAPAEPTVGTVRYTVVNAKGLTASGSVRVTVSPDAPMLEPVARDAFVQPGDLTADPLTGDAFVEVDLTGSVVNRSGRGSELTVSVDPVSAAAATLVDPRTIRVGVSTVRQVIAYQVTDASGGRAGAFIVVPPRNQLYGPQLRSGVGPVELDAGRSVEVAIEDYVVVGGTGQDAVTIAADPAPRVTQGTVVRSSPSTLTLTAPSDAGGSAAVYVPIAVGAGPPVVLGIPVRITPRLVPPPRLDSADLAVEAGTSAALDLRPLTTTYDERQAAGISYAIGTAPAGVDARLQGGVITVTAAADTPRGTRIELPVGVSDGDGKEGKATLTVTVTGSTKPLPTVVDQQVGQAGGGVEIAVDLLTGSLDPVGLGLSITGVRVVDGAAGVATGPTVSGGTVTLTPAAGFVGEIVVAADVLDGTRDPDRQVTATLRVQIQDRPSAPGVPAAVPGTVTARSVQLQWAPSAANGSPVQSYTVSGGGITQDCPGSDSTCVIGGLTPGQAFVFVVSATNAVGRSDPSAASAVIVPDTTPVTPAAPSVEYRARGQVAVGFAVPTGDFTPVTAMALQVLQGDQVVQVIEPATSPTVLSGLDSAAVYRFQVRASNQQGASDWSAPSGAIIPSGVPGAPTALTAQFVYDAGRRGVQVSWAPPADDGGEAVQSYRLLVGDQVAATGGADWLTAFVPVTGNDPVTVAVVAQNPRGDSPPAGPATVAPFARPAAVTGLTLTPGDSSLTASWSPADSPGRPITDYQYRVDGGSWTGAGPSTSATIGSLANGTDYTVEVRACNGESGFGEDVRCGPAGDPVTGRPFGSLSDPTVVVAPTEKWGRSMSVTWTFPGGNGRPVLSQSVQITGAATDSPAVSGLTGSWRRDLDYGSSITVTVRYCVATGGGQDCRQASASGSTATAFVVATQSLAPLPGTCAADEPYPGEWRLEADCDPAHWVPAPAPASLLCVRSGPAYPEFPAGNPAPIPFKTLNQWYLATDGKWYRQPVLTNPDSKIPSCN; encoded by the coding sequence GTGGGTAACGGGCCGCGCCCTCGGCGCCGCACGACCCCGATCCGCCGCTCCCCGCTGGGGATCGCGTGGGCGGCCGTGTGCTGTGTCGCGCTGGTGGCCGGGGTGATCGTGGCCTGGCAGCGGCCCGGCTTCGCCCAGGTACCGCCCGAGCCGGTGGACAGCACGGTCTGGGTGCTCAAGAACCAGGGCCAGGCGTACGTGGGTCGGATCAACACCGGGATCGGTGAGCTGGATTCGGCGGCGGCCCTGCGCGGGGAGTCCCAGGTGCTGCAGGATTCGACCGGCCGGCCCGCGGACGAGGTGGTGGTGGTCGACCCGGACAAGCACGAGCTGCAGGTGCTGGACACGGCCACAGTGACCTTCGGGGCCCGCGCGGCCATTCCCAACGATGCCCAGGTTGCGCTGCGCGGCGGCACCATCGCGGTGACCGATCGGGTGGACGGCCGGCTGTGGGTGGGCTTCGCCCAGGACCTGGGCACCGTCGACGCCGAGACGGTCGACCCGGCCGCCACCGTCGGCCCGCAGACGGTGCTGGCCGTGAGCCCGGGCGGGACCGCCTTCGCCACCCGTCCCGGCGCGGACGGCATCGTCGCGGTCACCCCGGGCGCCGACCCGACGACCCTGGATCTGGGCGAGGGCCCGCTGTCGCTGGGCCGCCCGGGTGATGCCCCCGTGGCGGCCGCCGGCGACATCCAACTGACCACGGTCGGCGAGACGCCGGTCGTGCTGGACCTGGCCGACTCCGCCCTGCGGGTGCCGGGCCGGCGGATCGCGCTGCCCGAGATCCCGGGCGCCGTCCTGCAGGAGGCCGGGCCGGCCTCCGGCGAGGTCCTGATCGCCTCGGGTGCGGGCCTGCTCGCGGTGGACCTGACCAGCGGCGCGGTGCGCACCCTGGCCGCCGCCGACGGCGTGCCGGTCGCCCCGGTGACGGTGTCCGGGTGCCGGTACGCGGCCTGGGTCGGCCGGGGTGCGCTCGCGCCGATCACCGCGCTGGCCGCTTGCGGTGACCAGGCCAACCCGGTGACGGTGGCCGGCCCGGTGACCGCCGGCGCTCTGACGTTGCGGGCGCGGGGCGCCGCCGTCGTGCTCACCGACGCCGCCAGCGGCCGGTCGTGGATCGCCAGCGACGGGTTCCGGCCGGTCGACAACTGGTCCGACGTCACCCCGGACGGCCCGGTCGACACCACCGTCACGGTCGAGGAGCCGACGAGCTCCGACGAACTGCCTCGGCTGCCACCGGACTGCACCGCGGTCCCGGTCGGGGCCCCGCGGGTCGCCGACGACCGGTTCGGCGTCCGGGCCGGCCGGTCCACCGTGCTGCGGGTGCTGGACAACGACCCCAGTGTCGACTGCACGACGGTCGTCATCGATGCGGTCACGCCGCTGCCGGCCGAGCTGGGATCGGTCGCCGTGGTCGGCAACGGCACCGCCCTGCAGGTGACGGTCGCCGGCCCGGCCACCGCGCTGCCGCCGATCCAGTACGAGGTCAGCAACGGCGTGGGGGACCGGGCGAGCGCGTCGGTCAGCATCGCGGTGGTGCCCGCCGGGGAGACGGCCCCGGCGGAGCGGGTCCGCCGGTCGGCCGTACCGGCCGAGGTCGACGGCACGGTCTCCTACAACGTGCTGGACGACATGGTCTCGCCCACCGGCGACGACCTGTTCCTGGTCTCGGCCGCGACCGGGGGGGCCGATGTGGTGTCCTTCCGCCCGGACGGCACCATCACCTACCGCAACACCGGCTCGGGGGTGGGCACCGACGTGCCGGTCGAGTTCGTCGTCTCCGACGGGGTGGAACAGGCGACCGGGACCCTGACCGTCTCGGTCGGACCGGGTGGTTCGAGCATGCCGGTGGTGTACCCGGCCTTCGGCCGCACCGTCGTGGGCCGGCCGGCCGTGGTCGACCTGCGCCGCAGCGTGGTCAGCGGCTCGACCGAACCGCTGGTGATCAGCGCCGTGCAACCGGAGGGGGCCGCCGCCGCGGCCACCGCCCGCCTGGACCCGCGCACCGGCACGGTGTCGGTCACCGCCGCCGAACCGGGCAGCTACTACTTCACCTTCGAGGCGGCCGCCGGTGGCCGGGGGACCACCGGTGTCCTGCGGGTGGACGTGGCCGCCGCCGACGGGGCCCAGGCGGCCGTGGTGCCGATGCTCGACGTCGCCTACCTGCCGGCCGACGGGGAGACGGTGATCGACCCGACCGCCAACGACACCGACCCGCAGGGCCGCGGGCTGGCCGTGCAGCAGGTTGTCGAGGCCGACCCGACCGGCTCGACGCCGGTCACCGCGGCCGTGGTGGACCTGCACCTGGTCCGGATCGGCGGCTCCCGCCCGCTGCGCGCGCCGGTCGAGCTCGCCTACACCGTCTTCGACGGGACCGACTCGCCGACCGGGCTGATCCGGGTGGTGCCGGTGCCGACCCCGCGGATCGTGCCGCCGCCGCTGACCGCCCCGGTGCAGGCCACCGTCCGCGCCGGTGACGCGGTGACCATCCCGGTGACCCGGTTCACCACCAGCCAGGACGGCACCCCGGTCACCGTCACGGTCGACCAGGCCCAGGTCGACGCCCTGCCGGGCCGGGTGCTGGTCACCCCCGACGCGATCCGCTACCTGGCCCCGGCCGATGCGCCGGCCGGTCAGATCAGCTTCGGTTACCTCGCCTCCTCGGGGTCGGCCCAGGCCGGGCAACCGGCCCAGTCCGCGGGCACCGTCACCATCACGGTGACCGCCGGGGAGCAGGAGAACCGGCCGCCGGACGCCCCGCCGCCGGTCACCGCCCGGGTGTTCGCGGGCGGCGCCATCACCGTCACCATCCCGGTGGCCGGGGTCGACCCCGACGGCGACTGGGTGACCCTGCAATCGATCGAACAGCCCGAGGCCCCGCTCGGCGACCTGCGGGTGGCCGGCCCGGACACCCTGTCCTACACGGCGTTCGGCACCCCGGGGGTCGACCGTCTCACCTACGTCGCGGCCGACCCGAGCGGCGCGACGGTGACCGGCGAGGTCACGGTGCTGGTGGTCACCCCATCGGTGGCCGCCCGCCCACCGGTGGCGCCCGATCTGGCGGCGTCGCTGCGCCCGGGCACCAGCATCCGGATCGACCCGCTCGCCTCGGTCGTCGACCCGGGGGGCCAACCGGTGGCCCTGGCCGACCCGGCGTTCACCGCCACCGCGGGCCTGGACGTGCAGGTCGACGAGGGCGGCCTGATCCTGACCGCGCCCGCCGAGCCGACGGTGGGCACCGTGCGGTACACCGTGGTCAACGCCAAGGGCCTGACCGCCTCCGGATCGGTGCGGGTCACCGTCTCGCCCGACGCGCCGATGCTCGAGCCGGTCGCCCGCGACGCCTTCGTCCAGCCCGGCGACCTGACCGCCGACCCGCTCACCGGCGACGCATTCGTCGAGGTCGATCTGACCGGGTCGGTGGTCAACCGCAGCGGCCGCGGCAGCGAGCTGACCGTGTCGGTGGACCCGGTGTCGGCGGCTGCGGCAACGTTGGTCGACCCGCGCACCATCCGGGTCGGTGTGTCCACGGTCCGGCAGGTCATCGCCTACCAGGTCACCGACGCCTCCGGCGGCCGGGCCGGTGCGTTCATCGTGGTGCCGCCCCGGAACCAGCTGTACGGGCCGCAACTGCGGTCGGGGGTCGGGCCGGTCGAGCTGGACGCCGGACGCAGCGTCGAGGTGGCGATCGAGGACTACGTCGTGGTCGGCGGCACGGGCCAGGACGCCGTCACGATCGCCGCCGACCCGGCGCCCCGGGTCACCCAGGGCACGGTGGTGCGCAGCTCGCCGAGCACGCTGACCCTGACCGCACCGTCGGACGCCGGCGGGTCGGCCGCCGTCTACGTGCCGATTGCCGTCGGGGCGGGACCACCGGTGGTGCTCGGCATCCCGGTGCGCATCACGCCCCGGCTGGTGCCGCCGCCCCGGCTGGACTCGGCCGACCTGGCGGTCGAGGCGGGTACCTCCGCCGCGCTGGATCTGCGGCCGCTGACCACCACGTACGACGAGCGCCAGGCGGCCGGCATCAGCTACGCCATCGGGACCGCGCCGGCCGGGGTGGATGCCCGGCTGCAGGGCGGCGTCATCACCGTGACGGCGGCCGCGGACACCCCGCGCGGGACCCGGATCGAGCTGCCCGTCGGCGTGAGCGACGGTGACGGCAAGGAGGGCAAGGCCACGCTGACGGTCACCGTCACCGGATCGACCAAGCCGTTGCCCACCGTCGTCGATCAGCAGGTCGGGCAGGCCGGCGGCGGCGTCGAGATCGCGGTCGACCTGCTCACCGGCAGCCTGGACCCGGTCGGCCTGGGCCTGAGCATCACCGGCGTCCGGGTCGTTGACGGGGCCGCCGGCGTGGCCACCGGACCCACGGTCAGCGGGGGCACCGTCACGCTCACCCCGGCCGCCGGGTTCGTCGGCGAGATCGTGGTCGCCGCCGACGTCCTGGACGGGACCCGGGACCCCGACCGGCAGGTCACCGCCACCCTGCGGGTGCAGATCCAGGACCGCCCCTCCGCCCCGGGCGTGCCGGCCGCCGTGCCCGGCACCGTCACCGCCCGCAGCGTGCAGTTGCAGTGGGCGCCGTCGGCGGCCAACGGGTCCCCGGTGCAGAGCTACACGGTCAGCGGGGGCGGCATCACCCAGGACTGTCCGGGCAGCGACAGCACCTGCGTGATCGGTGGGCTGACCCCCGGGCAGGCCTTCGTCTTCGTGGTCAGCGCGACCAATGCGGTCGGCCGGTCCGACCCCTCGGCGGCCTCCGCGGTGATCGTGCCCGACACCACCCCGGTGACGCCCGCGGCGCCATCGGTGGAGTACCGGGCCCGCGGGCAGGTCGCGGTCGGCTTCGCGGTGCCCACCGGCGATTTCACCCCGGTCACGGCCATGGCCCTGCAGGTGCTGCAGGGCGACCAGGTGGTGCAGGTGATCGAGCCGGCGACCAGCCCGACGGTGCTGTCCGGTCTGGATTCGGCCGCGGTCTACCGGTTCCAGGTGCGGGCCAGCAACCAGCAGGGCGCCTCGGACTGGTCCGCACCCAGCGGCGCCATCATCCCGTCCGGCGTGCCCGGGGCGCCGACCGCCCTGACCGCCCAGTTCGTCTACGACGCGGGTCGGCGCGGGGTCCAGGTCAGCTGGGCCCCGCCGGCCGACGACGGGGGCGAGGCGGTCCAGTCCTACCGTCTGCTGGTCGGCGATCAGGTCGCCGCCACCGGCGGGGCCGACTGGCTCACCGCCTTCGTGCCGGTCACCGGCAACGACCCGGTCACCGTCGCGGTGGTGGCCCAGAACCCGCGGGGGGACAGCCCGCCGGCCGGCCCGGCCACCGTCGCCCCGTTCGCCCGACCGGCCGCCGTCACCGGCCTGACCCTGACCCCGGGCGACTCGTCGCTGACCGCCAGCTGGTCGCCGGCCGACTCGCCGGGCCGGCCGATCACCGACTACCAGTACCGGGTCGACGGCGGCTCCTGGACCGGCGCCGGCCCGTCGACGTCGGCCACCATCGGCTCGCTGGCCAACGGCACCGACTACACGGTCGAGGTCCGCGCCTGCAACGGCGAGTCCGGCTTCGGCGAGGACGTGCGGTGCGGACCGGCCGGCGATCCGGTCACCGGCCGGCCGTTCGGCTCGTTGAGCGACCCGACCGTGGTCGTCGCCCCGACCGAGAAATGGGGTCGCTCGATGTCGGTGACCTGGACGTTCCCCGGCGGCAACGGGCGCCCGGTGCTCAGCCAGAGCGTGCAGATCACCGGTGCGGCGACCGACTCGCCCGCGGTGAGCGGCCTGACCGGCAGCTGGCGCCGGGACCTGGACTACGGCTCGTCGATCACCGTGACCGTGCGGTACTGCGTGGCCACCGGCGGTGGCCAGGACTGCCGGCAGGCCAGCGCCAGCGGGTCGACGGCGACGGCCTTCGTGGTGGCCACGCAGAGCCTGGCCCCGCTGCCGGGCACCTGTGCGGCCGACGAGCCCTACCCGGGGGAGTGGCGCCTGGAGGCCGACTGCGACCCGGCCCACTGGGTCCCGGCCCCGGCCCCGGCCAGCCTGCTGTGCGTGCGTTCCGGCCCGGCGTACCCCGAGTTCCCGGCCGGCAACCCGGCGCCGATCCCGTTCAAGACGCTCAATCAGTGGTACTTGGCCACTGACGGCAAGTGGTACCGACAACCGGTACTGACCAACCCGGATTCGAAGATCCCCTCGTGCAACTAG